The following are encoded in a window of Castanea sativa cultivar Marrone di Chiusa Pesio chromosome 9, ASM4071231v1 genomic DNA:
- the LOC142611227 gene encoding uncharacterized protein LOC142611227 codes for MGHVTIVGPSMGDVEERLKSILKEEGSDCKAAVTPRVGIIMGSDSDLPVMKDAARILNMFGVPYEVKIVSAHRTPEMMFSYASSALERGIQIIVAGAGGAAHLPGMVAALTPFPVIGVPMRASALDGLDSLLSIVQMPRGVPVATVAINNATNAGLLAVRMMGIRDADLLARMSQYQEDTRNDVLRKAEKLEKDGWESYLNP; via the exons ATGGGCCATGTCACAATTGTTGGGCCTTCCATGGGTGATGTGGAAGAACGATTAAAATCAATTCTGAAGGAAGAAGGTTCTGATTGTAAGGCTGCAG TGACACCACGTGTTGGGATCATTATGGGTTCTGATTCAGATCTTCCTGTTATGAAGGATGCTGCAAGGATTTTGAATATGTTTGGTGTGCCTTATGAG GTGAAAATAGTTTCAGCTCACCGGACCCCTGAAATGATGTTTTCTTATGCCTCATCTGCCCTGGAGAGAGGCATTCAGATTATTGTTGCTGGTGCTGGAGGTGCAGCCCACTTACCAG GTATGGTAGCTGCACTCACTCCCTTTCCTGTTATTGGTGTCCCCATGCGTGCTTCTGCATTGGATGGACTTGATTCACTCCTGTCCATTGTGCAG ATGCCAAGGGGTGTTCCAGTTGCAACAGTTGCAATAAACAATGCTACCAATGCAGGTTTGCTCGCAGTAAGGATGATGGGGATTCGTGATGCTGACCTATTGGCAAG AATGAGCCAGTATCAAGAAGACACAAGAAATGATGTCTTGAGAAAAGCAGAGAAGCTGGAAAAGGATGGTTGGGAGTCCTATTTGAATCCATAA